A portion of the Mytilus galloprovincialis chromosome 12, xbMytGall1.hap1.1, whole genome shotgun sequence genome contains these proteins:
- the LOC143054159 gene encoding uncharacterized protein LOC143054159, whose protein sequence is MNTKKDNTWSKDHDMESCLNDNHDSDRLLNDDREDAELFNGDHGDDSRLHNGYDDDLTIKNDIFGLTIHQFEREFRSCLQRRMKHDQSILNIRFPDKTSNEYLEYLANREFKSEEHISKFCVIEKCCYQRLQKIVGTEKTVRLRQRLFKLNDFVDKYAGLSTTKLSSGSLSEGLDLPGSDIDIMFIVHNVDIVQDVKEVYRPGHAIFLMEKCNKYPGFAKLKLLTKHKDCVSFIVQTKTGIYFSSQRFMQFLRGTKHYGQIHGPCLSDPYQHEDIAFCLRSRDWPDEAQNWIYRQRRWQWPYGGLVESITRYGILLVPIGPKYNENDELWWRLSFSVAEKKLCHSFNYTQFLCYALLKMTLKNVINKNDHVKDLLCSYFLKTSLFWVSEEISIDQFQISNLIACFELCLDKLTNCIDACYLPNYFIPEQNLFKGKINLSNNKTLLSVLSDMKYHGIEALVHKVLSSNDIVTFSPFINHVERDEPFKLELLFYKIFSTAIACIASSNMKKYFFTLALLKNISLSESSPFLRDVFKFYHGFFNQQVTQMLFLSFSKNKHRYYLNRKILRDGTMADASSGWLLSACFFYTMKNYNVSLRIVDYILSRCSPDMLYLGCAFYLSKTFCTYQRLAHCQQITLMNRIRLATMGDIIFIKGSPLIPRELQFEAQDFKLRVPPVVMCHCLQFLCHYHLNDFYKRKLSLQDLRRTIQDEYFLAKNEMSVCYTLLGVCYEIANNTDLAYRSYINAVRCEGELCKSAKFRLEKLISSRIHGVPVEVFLVDNLTA, encoded by the exons ATGAATACGAAAAAAGATAATACATGGTCAAAAGATCACGATATGGAAAGTTGTCTAAATGATAATCACGATTCAGATAGACTCCTAAACGATGATCGTGAAGATGCTGAGCTGTTTAATGGTGATCACGGTGATGATAGCCGGTTACACAATGGTTATGACGACGACCTAActataaaaaatgatatttttggtCTAACCATTCATCAGTTTGAAAGAGAATTCCGATCCTGTTTGCAACGAAGGATGAAACATGATCAGTCGATCTTAAATATTAGATTCCCTGATAAAACCAGCAATGAGTACCTGGAATATTTAGCGAATCGTGAATTTAAATCAGAAG AACACATATCTAAATTTTGTGTAATAGAAAAATGCTGCTACCAACGTTTACAAAAAATAGTGGGTACAGAGAAAACAGTCAGGTTACGACAACGATTGTTTAAGTTAAATGATTTTGTTGACAAATATGCTGGTCTTAGTACCACAAAGTTATCAAGTGGAAGTCTATCGGAAGGGCTCGATTTACCAGGAAGTGACATTGACATCATGTTCATAGTTCACAACGTAGATATTGTTCAAGATGTGAAAGAAGTTTACAGACCAGGACATGCCATTTTTCTAATGGAAAAATGCAATAAATATCCCGGATTCGCCAAATTAAAACTGTTAACAAAGCATAAAGATTGTGTTTCATTTATAGTCCAAACAAAAACAGGTATTTATTTTTCAAGTCAGAGATTTATGCAATTTTTGCGAGGAACTAAACATTATGGGCAAATTCACGGTCCGTGTCTCTCAGACCCTTATCAACATGAAGATATAGCATTTTGTCTTAGGTCACGTGATTGGCCTGATGAAGCTCAGAACTGGATATATCGTCAAAGGCGATGGCAATGGCCATATGGAGGATTAGTAGAAAGTATTACAAGATACGGCATTTTACTTGTACCAATAGGTCCAAAATATAACGAGAACGATGAATTGTGGTGGAGATTATCATTTTCTGTGGCAGAAAAAAAGCTATGCCATTCATTTAATTACACGCAGTTTTTGTGTTATGCACTTCTGAAAATGACCTTGAAAAACGTTATTAACAAGAACGATCACGTTAAAGACCTTCTATGCTCATATTTCCTGAAAACTTCTTTGTTTTGGGTTTCCGAAGAGATTTCAATAGACcagtttcaaatttcaaatttaattgcATGTTTTGAATTGTGCCTCGATAAACTTACAAACTGCATTGATGCATGCTATTTACCGAACTATTTCATTCCAGAACAAAACTTATTTAAAGGTAAGATTAACTTATCTAATAACAAAACTTTATTGTCTGTACTATCTGATATGAAATATCACGGAATTGAAGCTTTAGTTCACAAAGTGTTGAGCTCAAATGACATTGTAACGTTCTCTCCTTTTATTAACCATGTAGAAAGAGATGAGCCTTTCAaacttgaattattattttacaagATTTTTTCCACTGCAATTGCATGTATTGCAAGCTCAAATATGAAGAAATATTTCTTTACATTAGctctattaaaaaatatatcattgtcTGAATCATCACCGTTTTTGAGAGATGTATTCAAATTCTATCATGGATTTTTCAACCAACAAGTGACacaaatgttgtttttatcatttagtaAGAACAAACACCGCTATTATCTGAATCGTAAAATATTACGCGATGGCACAATGGCAGACGCTAGTTCGGGCTGGTTGTTGAGTGCTTGCTTCTTTTACACAATGAAGAACTATAACGTATCATTGCGGATCGTGGATTATATATTATCTCGTTGTTCGCCGGACATGCTGTACTTGGGTTGTGCATTCTACCTGTCTAAAACATTTTGCACGTATCAGCGTCTAGCGCACTGTCAACAAATTACTCTTATGAACAGGATAAGACTCGCAACAATGGGcgatataatttttataaaggGTTCACCATTGATACCGAGAGAACTGCAGTTTGAAGCTCAGGATTTTAAATTGAGAGTTCCACCTGTTGTTATGTGTCATTGTCTCCAGTTCTTGTGTCATTATCATCTCAATGATTTTTACAAAAGAAAGCTATCGTTACAGGACTTGCGTCGTACAATACAAGATGAGTATTTCCTAGCTAAAAATGAAATGTCTGTTTGCTATACTCTTCTCGGAGTTTGttatgaaatagcaaataatacaGATTTAGCTTACCGTAGTTATATAAACGCAGTTCGTTGTGAGGGAGAGTTATGCAAAAGTGCAAAGTTCAGATTAGAAAAATTAATATCATCACGAATTCATGGGGTACCTGTAGAGGTATTTTTAGTCGATAATTTAACAGCATAA